From a single Vanacampus margaritifer isolate UIUO_Vmar chromosome 15, RoL_Vmar_1.0, whole genome shotgun sequence genomic region:
- the rela gene encoding transcription factor p65 isoform X6, with protein MIFHVLLWHFVRFKIPLVSIPGVYGWPINTLNPVQTASPRIEIIEQPKQRGMRFRYKCEGRSAGSIPGEKSNDTTKTHPAIKVHNYSGPLRVRISLVTKNTPYKPHPHELVGKDCKHGYYEADLQERRIHSFQNLGIQCVKKKDVIEAITCRLQTNNNPFNIPEAKVWEEEFDLNSVRLCFQASITLPTGDHFPLEPVISQPIFDNRAPNTAELKICRVNHNSGSCKGGDEIFLLCDKVQKEDIEVRFFQDSWEGKGTFSQADVHRQVAIVFRTPPYRDTNLSEPVRVKVQLRRPSDREVSEPMDFQYLPADRDEYRCNEKRKRTGDMFQSLKLGSLLSTRSILPPDRRHFSPARRTAPSKPASMMAPAFPPVATGAKPQPSFTHMQPSQMFSSQTKVEASPFSSSPSHYSPSPSHFSSSPSHFSTSPAPSCNSVAATSQTWKIMESLNLGPQHQAVRVQSCSVSHPSVSSQEYPTVNLSDLQEFFPSNTSVVTQEPSAPQGNAASSQSTGFFPLLGSQFPMDGTTAEEGIPQFPSFSEAQASGNLDSLDMDDFVDLLNPPDESVHGQQAGHSAAARNTSDLAGIPGSTWMNYPNSIVNLLQSESMMDNSNNQQRPAMLDESDELISVDEDHLISFFTVEAKPVLFRDTPLN; from the exons ATGATTTTCCATGTGTTGCTCTGGCATTTTGTGCGTTTCAAAATTCCCCTTGTGTCCATCCCAGGTGTGTACGGATGGCCAATCAACACGCTCAACCCAG TCCAAACAGCGAGCCCCCGCATCGAGATCATCGAGCAGCCGAAGCAGCGCGGGATGCGGTTTCGATACAAGTGCGAGGGGCGCTCTGCGGGCAGCATACCTGGGGAGAAAAGCAACGACACCACCAAGACTCACCCGGCAATTAAG GTGCACAACTACAGCGGCCCCCTGCGCGTTCGCATCTCCCTGGTGACAAAGAACACGCCGTACAAGCCTCATCCACACGAGCTGGTCGGAAAGGACTGCAAGCACGGCTACTACGAGGCCGACCTGCAGGAGAGGCGGATACACAG TTTTCAGAATTTGGGCATTCAGTGTGTGAAGAAGAAGGATGTGATTGAGGCCATCACGTGTCGGCTGCAGACTAACAACAACCCCTTCAACA TTCCCGAGGCCAAGGTGTGGGAGGAAGAATTTGACCTGAATTCGGTGCGGCTCTGCTTCCAGGCCTCCATCACGCTGCCGACGGGGGACCACTTCCCGCTGGAGCCAGTGATCTCGCAGCCAATCTTTGATAACA GGGCTCCAAACACAGCAGAGCTGAAGATCTGCAGAGTGAACCACAACTCAGGCAGCTGCAAAGGCGGCGATGAAATCTTTCTACTGTGCGACAAAGtacaaaaag AAGACATCGAGGTGCGCTTCTTCCAAGACTCCTGGGAGGGCAAaggcactttctcccaagccgaCGTCCACAGGCAGGTGGCCATCGTGTTCCGCACGCCGCCCTACCGCGACACCAACCTCAGCGAGCCCGTCCGCGTCAAGGTGCAGCTGCGCCGGCCCTCGGACCGCGAGGTCAGCGAGCCCATGGACTTCCAGTACCTGCCCGCTGACCGGG ACGAATACCGGTGTAATGAGAAGCGGAAACGCACTGGCGATATGTTCCAGAGTCTGAAGCTGGGATCTCTGCTGTCGACAA GATCAATCCTGCCACCCGATCGACGTCACTTCAGCCCTGCCAGGAGGACAGCCCCAAGCAAACCCGCGTCCATGATGGCACCAGCTT TTCCACCTGTTGCCACCGGAGCGAAACCGCAGCCCTCCTTCACTCACATGCAACCGAGTCAGATGTTCTCAAGCCAGACCAAGGTGGAGGCCTCGCccttctcctcctccccttcccactactccccctccccctcccacttctcctcctccccctcccactTCTCCAcctcccccgccccctcctGCAATTCAGTCGCAGCCACGAGCCAAACGTGGAAGATCATGGAGAGCTTGAACCTGGGCCCGCAGCATCAAGCCGTCCGGGTTCAGAGTTGCTCCGTGAGCCACCCGTCTGTTTCCAGCCAGGAATACCCCACCGTCAACCTGTCAGACCTTCAGGAATTCTTCCCCAGCAATACCTCGGTTGTCACCCAGGAGCCGTCGGCCCCGCAGGGGAACGCCGCCTCCTCGCAGTCCACCGGCTTCTTCCCCTTGCTGGGCTCTCAGTTCCCCATGGACGGCACTACGGCGGAGGAGGGCATCCCGCAGTTCCCCAGCTTTTCCGAAGCCCAGGCCTCGGGAAACCTGGACAGCCTGGACATGGACGACTTTGTGGACCTCCTGAACCCGCCGGACGAGAGCGTCCACGGCCAGCAAGCCGGCCACTCGGCGGCGGCGCGGAACACTTCGGACCTGGCCGGCATCCCGGGAAGCACCTGGATGAATTATCCCAACAGCATCGTCAACCTGCTCCAGAGCGAGAGCATGATGGACAACAGCAACAACCAGCAGCGGCCCGCCATGCTGGACGAGTCTGACGAGTTGATTTCTGTGGATGAGGATCATCTCATTTCCTTTTTTACCGTGGAAGCCAAGCCGGTTTTGTTTCGGGACACCCCGCTTAATTAA
- the rela gene encoding transcription factor p65 isoform X4, with amino-acid sequence MIFHVLLWHFVRFKIPLVSIPGVYGWPINTLNPVQTASPRIEIIEQPKQRGMRFRYKCEGRSAGSIPGEKSNDTTKTHPAIKVHNYSGPLRVRISLVTKNTPYKPHPHELVGKDCKHGYYEADLQERRIHSFQNLGIQCVKKKDVIEAITCRLQTNNNPFNIPEAKVWEEEFDLNSVRLCFQASITLPTGDHFPLEPVISQPIFDNRAPNTAELKICRVNHNSGSCKGGDEIFLLCDKVQKEDIEVRFFQDSWEGKGTFSQADVHRQVAIVFRTPPYRDTNLSEPVRVKVQLRRPSDREVSEPMDFQYLPADRDEYRCNEKRKRTGDMFQSLKLGSLLSTTLPVGISGSILPPDRRHFSPARRTAPSKPASMMAPAFPPVATGAKPQPSFTHMQPSQMFSSQTKVEASPFSSSPSHYSPSPSHFSSSPSHFSTSPAPSCNSVAATSQTWKIMESLNLGPQHQAVRVQSCSVSHPSVSSQEYPTVNLSDLQEFFPSNTSVVTQEPSAPQGNAASSQSTGFFPLLGSQFPMDGTTAEEGIPQFPSFSEAQASGNLDSLDMDDFVDLLNPPDESVHGQQAGHSAAARNTSDLAGIPGSTWMNYPNSIVNLLQSESMMDNSNNQQRPAMLDESDELISVDEDHLISFFTVEAKPVLFRDTPLN; translated from the exons ATGATTTTCCATGTGTTGCTCTGGCATTTTGTGCGTTTCAAAATTCCCCTTGTGTCCATCCCAGGTGTGTACGGATGGCCAATCAACACGCTCAACCCAG TCCAAACAGCGAGCCCCCGCATCGAGATCATCGAGCAGCCGAAGCAGCGCGGGATGCGGTTTCGATACAAGTGCGAGGGGCGCTCTGCGGGCAGCATACCTGGGGAGAAAAGCAACGACACCACCAAGACTCACCCGGCAATTAAG GTGCACAACTACAGCGGCCCCCTGCGCGTTCGCATCTCCCTGGTGACAAAGAACACGCCGTACAAGCCTCATCCACACGAGCTGGTCGGAAAGGACTGCAAGCACGGCTACTACGAGGCCGACCTGCAGGAGAGGCGGATACACAG TTTTCAGAATTTGGGCATTCAGTGTGTGAAGAAGAAGGATGTGATTGAGGCCATCACGTGTCGGCTGCAGACTAACAACAACCCCTTCAACA TTCCCGAGGCCAAGGTGTGGGAGGAAGAATTTGACCTGAATTCGGTGCGGCTCTGCTTCCAGGCCTCCATCACGCTGCCGACGGGGGACCACTTCCCGCTGGAGCCAGTGATCTCGCAGCCAATCTTTGATAACA GGGCTCCAAACACAGCAGAGCTGAAGATCTGCAGAGTGAACCACAACTCAGGCAGCTGCAAAGGCGGCGATGAAATCTTTCTACTGTGCGACAAAGtacaaaaag AAGACATCGAGGTGCGCTTCTTCCAAGACTCCTGGGAGGGCAAaggcactttctcccaagccgaCGTCCACAGGCAGGTGGCCATCGTGTTCCGCACGCCGCCCTACCGCGACACCAACCTCAGCGAGCCCGTCCGCGTCAAGGTGCAGCTGCGCCGGCCCTCGGACCGCGAGGTCAGCGAGCCCATGGACTTCCAGTACCTGCCCGCTGACCGGG ACGAATACCGGTGTAATGAGAAGCGGAAACGCACTGGCGATATGTTCCAGAGTCTGAAGCTGGGATCTCTGCTGTCGACAA ctctGCCTGTTGGGATTTCAGGATCAATCCTGCCACCCGATCGACGTCACTTCAGCCCTGCCAGGAGGACAGCCCCAAGCAAACCCGCGTCCATGATGGCACCAGCTT TTCCACCTGTTGCCACCGGAGCGAAACCGCAGCCCTCCTTCACTCACATGCAACCGAGTCAGATGTTCTCAAGCCAGACCAAGGTGGAGGCCTCGCccttctcctcctccccttcccactactccccctccccctcccacttctcctcctccccctcccactTCTCCAcctcccccgccccctcctGCAATTCAGTCGCAGCCACGAGCCAAACGTGGAAGATCATGGAGAGCTTGAACCTGGGCCCGCAGCATCAAGCCGTCCGGGTTCAGAGTTGCTCCGTGAGCCACCCGTCTGTTTCCAGCCAGGAATACCCCACCGTCAACCTGTCAGACCTTCAGGAATTCTTCCCCAGCAATACCTCGGTTGTCACCCAGGAGCCGTCGGCCCCGCAGGGGAACGCCGCCTCCTCGCAGTCCACCGGCTTCTTCCCCTTGCTGGGCTCTCAGTTCCCCATGGACGGCACTACGGCGGAGGAGGGCATCCCGCAGTTCCCCAGCTTTTCCGAAGCCCAGGCCTCGGGAAACCTGGACAGCCTGGACATGGACGACTTTGTGGACCTCCTGAACCCGCCGGACGAGAGCGTCCACGGCCAGCAAGCCGGCCACTCGGCGGCGGCGCGGAACACTTCGGACCTGGCCGGCATCCCGGGAAGCACCTGGATGAATTATCCCAACAGCATCGTCAACCTGCTCCAGAGCGAGAGCATGATGGACAACAGCAACAACCAGCAGCGGCCCGCCATGCTGGACGAGTCTGACGAGTTGATTTCTGTGGATGAGGATCATCTCATTTCCTTTTTTACCGTGGAAGCCAAGCCGGTTTTGTTTCGGGACACCCCGCTTAATTAA
- the rela gene encoding transcription factor p65 isoform X1 — protein MIFHVLLWHFVRFKIPLVSIPGVYGWPINTLNPVQTASPRIEIIEQPKQRGMRFRYKCEGRSAGSIPGEKSNDTTKTHPAIKVHNYSGPLRVRISLVTKNTPYKPHPHELVGKDCKHGYYEADLQERRIHSFQNLGIQCVKKKDVIEAITCRLQTNNNPFNIPEAKVWEEEFDLNSVRLCFQASITLPTGDHFPLEPVISQPIFDNRAPNTAELKICRVNHNSGSCKGGDEIFLLCDKVQKGKKMRWTVFCKVRFLLKTHPSSLGTEDIEVRFFQDSWEGKGTFSQADVHRQVAIVFRTPPYRDTNLSEPVRVKVQLRRPSDREVSEPMDFQYLPADRDEYRCNEKRKRTGDMFQSLKLGSLLSTTLPVGISGSILPPDRRHFSPARRTAPSKPASMMAPAFPPVATGAKPQPSFTHMQPSQMFSSQTKVEASPFSSSPSHYSPSPSHFSSSPSHFSTSPAPSCNSVAATSQTWKIMESLNLGPQHQAVRVQSCSVSHPSVSSQEYPTVNLSDLQEFFPSNTSVVTQEPSAPQGNAASSQSTGFFPLLGSQFPMDGTTAEEGIPQFPSFSEAQASGNLDSLDMDDFVDLLNPPDESVHGQQAGHSAAARNTSDLAGIPGSTWMNYPNSIVNLLQSESMMDNSNNQQRPAMLDESDELISVDEDHLISFFTVEAKPVLFRDTPLN, from the exons ATGATTTTCCATGTGTTGCTCTGGCATTTTGTGCGTTTCAAAATTCCCCTTGTGTCCATCCCAGGTGTGTACGGATGGCCAATCAACACGCTCAACCCAG TCCAAACAGCGAGCCCCCGCATCGAGATCATCGAGCAGCCGAAGCAGCGCGGGATGCGGTTTCGATACAAGTGCGAGGGGCGCTCTGCGGGCAGCATACCTGGGGAGAAAAGCAACGACACCACCAAGACTCACCCGGCAATTAAG GTGCACAACTACAGCGGCCCCCTGCGCGTTCGCATCTCCCTGGTGACAAAGAACACGCCGTACAAGCCTCATCCACACGAGCTGGTCGGAAAGGACTGCAAGCACGGCTACTACGAGGCCGACCTGCAGGAGAGGCGGATACACAG TTTTCAGAATTTGGGCATTCAGTGTGTGAAGAAGAAGGATGTGATTGAGGCCATCACGTGTCGGCTGCAGACTAACAACAACCCCTTCAACA TTCCCGAGGCCAAGGTGTGGGAGGAAGAATTTGACCTGAATTCGGTGCGGCTCTGCTTCCAGGCCTCCATCACGCTGCCGACGGGGGACCACTTCCCGCTGGAGCCAGTGATCTCGCAGCCAATCTTTGATAACA GGGCTCCAAACACAGCAGAGCTGAAGATCTGCAGAGTGAACCACAACTCAGGCAGCTGCAAAGGCGGCGATGAAATCTTTCTACTGTGCGACAAAGtacaaaaaggtaaaaaaatgcGCTGGACGGTCTTTTGCAAGGTCCGGTTCCTGTTAAAAACCCACCCGTCCTCTCTCGGCACAGAAGACATCGAGGTGCGCTTCTTCCAAGACTCCTGGGAGGGCAAaggcactttctcccaagccgaCGTCCACAGGCAGGTGGCCATCGTGTTCCGCACGCCGCCCTACCGCGACACCAACCTCAGCGAGCCCGTCCGCGTCAAGGTGCAGCTGCGCCGGCCCTCGGACCGCGAGGTCAGCGAGCCCATGGACTTCCAGTACCTGCCCGCTGACCGGG ACGAATACCGGTGTAATGAGAAGCGGAAACGCACTGGCGATATGTTCCAGAGTCTGAAGCTGGGATCTCTGCTGTCGACAA ctctGCCTGTTGGGATTTCAGGATCAATCCTGCCACCCGATCGACGTCACTTCAGCCCTGCCAGGAGGACAGCCCCAAGCAAACCCGCGTCCATGATGGCACCAGCTT TTCCACCTGTTGCCACCGGAGCGAAACCGCAGCCCTCCTTCACTCACATGCAACCGAGTCAGATGTTCTCAAGCCAGACCAAGGTGGAGGCCTCGCccttctcctcctccccttcccactactccccctccccctcccacttctcctcctccccctcccactTCTCCAcctcccccgccccctcctGCAATTCAGTCGCAGCCACGAGCCAAACGTGGAAGATCATGGAGAGCTTGAACCTGGGCCCGCAGCATCAAGCCGTCCGGGTTCAGAGTTGCTCCGTGAGCCACCCGTCTGTTTCCAGCCAGGAATACCCCACCGTCAACCTGTCAGACCTTCAGGAATTCTTCCCCAGCAATACCTCGGTTGTCACCCAGGAGCCGTCGGCCCCGCAGGGGAACGCCGCCTCCTCGCAGTCCACCGGCTTCTTCCCCTTGCTGGGCTCTCAGTTCCCCATGGACGGCACTACGGCGGAGGAGGGCATCCCGCAGTTCCCCAGCTTTTCCGAAGCCCAGGCCTCGGGAAACCTGGACAGCCTGGACATGGACGACTTTGTGGACCTCCTGAACCCGCCGGACGAGAGCGTCCACGGCCAGCAAGCCGGCCACTCGGCGGCGGCGCGGAACACTTCGGACCTGGCCGGCATCCCGGGAAGCACCTGGATGAATTATCCCAACAGCATCGTCAACCTGCTCCAGAGCGAGAGCATGATGGACAACAGCAACAACCAGCAGCGGCCCGCCATGCTGGACGAGTCTGACGAGTTGATTTCTGTGGATGAGGATCATCTCATTTCCTTTTTTACCGTGGAAGCCAAGCCGGTTTTGTTTCGGGACACCCCGCTTAATTAA
- the rela gene encoding transcription factor p65 isoform X2 codes for MIFHVLLWHFVRFKIPLVSIPGVYGWPINTLNPVQTASPRIEIIEQPKQRGMRFRYKCEGRSAGSIPGEKSNDTTKTHPAIKVHNYSGPLRVRISLVTKNTPYKPHPHELVGKDCKHGYYEADLQERRIHSFQNLGIQCVKKKDVIEAITCRLQTNNNPFNIPEAKVWEEEFDLNSVRLCFQASITLPTGDHFPLEPVISQPIFDNRAPNTAELKICRVNHNSGSCKGGDEIFLLCDKVQKGKKMRWTVFCKVRFLLKTHPSSLGTEDIEVRFFQDSWEGKGTFSQADVHRQVAIVFRTPPYRDTNLSEPVRVKVQLRRPSDREVSEPMDFQYLPADRDEYRCNEKRKRTGDMFQSLKLGSLLSTRSILPPDRRHFSPARRTAPSKPASMMAPAFPPVATGAKPQPSFTHMQPSQMFSSQTKVEASPFSSSPSHYSPSPSHFSSSPSHFSTSPAPSCNSVAATSQTWKIMESLNLGPQHQAVRVQSCSVSHPSVSSQEYPTVNLSDLQEFFPSNTSVVTQEPSAPQGNAASSQSTGFFPLLGSQFPMDGTTAEEGIPQFPSFSEAQASGNLDSLDMDDFVDLLNPPDESVHGQQAGHSAAARNTSDLAGIPGSTWMNYPNSIVNLLQSESMMDNSNNQQRPAMLDESDELISVDEDHLISFFTVEAKPVLFRDTPLN; via the exons ATGATTTTCCATGTGTTGCTCTGGCATTTTGTGCGTTTCAAAATTCCCCTTGTGTCCATCCCAGGTGTGTACGGATGGCCAATCAACACGCTCAACCCAG TCCAAACAGCGAGCCCCCGCATCGAGATCATCGAGCAGCCGAAGCAGCGCGGGATGCGGTTTCGATACAAGTGCGAGGGGCGCTCTGCGGGCAGCATACCTGGGGAGAAAAGCAACGACACCACCAAGACTCACCCGGCAATTAAG GTGCACAACTACAGCGGCCCCCTGCGCGTTCGCATCTCCCTGGTGACAAAGAACACGCCGTACAAGCCTCATCCACACGAGCTGGTCGGAAAGGACTGCAAGCACGGCTACTACGAGGCCGACCTGCAGGAGAGGCGGATACACAG TTTTCAGAATTTGGGCATTCAGTGTGTGAAGAAGAAGGATGTGATTGAGGCCATCACGTGTCGGCTGCAGACTAACAACAACCCCTTCAACA TTCCCGAGGCCAAGGTGTGGGAGGAAGAATTTGACCTGAATTCGGTGCGGCTCTGCTTCCAGGCCTCCATCACGCTGCCGACGGGGGACCACTTCCCGCTGGAGCCAGTGATCTCGCAGCCAATCTTTGATAACA GGGCTCCAAACACAGCAGAGCTGAAGATCTGCAGAGTGAACCACAACTCAGGCAGCTGCAAAGGCGGCGATGAAATCTTTCTACTGTGCGACAAAGtacaaaaaggtaaaaaaatgcGCTGGACGGTCTTTTGCAAGGTCCGGTTCCTGTTAAAAACCCACCCGTCCTCTCTCGGCACAGAAGACATCGAGGTGCGCTTCTTCCAAGACTCCTGGGAGGGCAAaggcactttctcccaagccgaCGTCCACAGGCAGGTGGCCATCGTGTTCCGCACGCCGCCCTACCGCGACACCAACCTCAGCGAGCCCGTCCGCGTCAAGGTGCAGCTGCGCCGGCCCTCGGACCGCGAGGTCAGCGAGCCCATGGACTTCCAGTACCTGCCCGCTGACCGGG ACGAATACCGGTGTAATGAGAAGCGGAAACGCACTGGCGATATGTTCCAGAGTCTGAAGCTGGGATCTCTGCTGTCGACAA GATCAATCCTGCCACCCGATCGACGTCACTTCAGCCCTGCCAGGAGGACAGCCCCAAGCAAACCCGCGTCCATGATGGCACCAGCTT TTCCACCTGTTGCCACCGGAGCGAAACCGCAGCCCTCCTTCACTCACATGCAACCGAGTCAGATGTTCTCAAGCCAGACCAAGGTGGAGGCCTCGCccttctcctcctccccttcccactactccccctccccctcccacttctcctcctccccctcccactTCTCCAcctcccccgccccctcctGCAATTCAGTCGCAGCCACGAGCCAAACGTGGAAGATCATGGAGAGCTTGAACCTGGGCCCGCAGCATCAAGCCGTCCGGGTTCAGAGTTGCTCCGTGAGCCACCCGTCTGTTTCCAGCCAGGAATACCCCACCGTCAACCTGTCAGACCTTCAGGAATTCTTCCCCAGCAATACCTCGGTTGTCACCCAGGAGCCGTCGGCCCCGCAGGGGAACGCCGCCTCCTCGCAGTCCACCGGCTTCTTCCCCTTGCTGGGCTCTCAGTTCCCCATGGACGGCACTACGGCGGAGGAGGGCATCCCGCAGTTCCCCAGCTTTTCCGAAGCCCAGGCCTCGGGAAACCTGGACAGCCTGGACATGGACGACTTTGTGGACCTCCTGAACCCGCCGGACGAGAGCGTCCACGGCCAGCAAGCCGGCCACTCGGCGGCGGCGCGGAACACTTCGGACCTGGCCGGCATCCCGGGAAGCACCTGGATGAATTATCCCAACAGCATCGTCAACCTGCTCCAGAGCGAGAGCATGATGGACAACAGCAACAACCAGCAGCGGCCCGCCATGCTGGACGAGTCTGACGAGTTGATTTCTGTGGATGAGGATCATCTCATTTCCTTTTTTACCGTGGAAGCCAAGCCGGTTTTGTTTCGGGACACCCCGCTTAATTAA
- the rela gene encoding transcription factor p65 isoform X5, which translates to MIFHVLLWHFVRFKIPLVSIPGVYGWPINTLNPVQTASPRIEIIEQPKQRGMRFRYKCEGRSAGSIPGEKSNDTTKTHPAIKVHNYSGPLRVRISLVTKNTPYKPHPHELVGKDCKHGYYEADLQERRIHSFQNLGIQCVKKKDVIEAITCRLQTNNNPFNIPEAKVWEEEFDLNSVRLCFQASITLPTGDHFPLEPVISQPIFDNRAPNTAELKICRVNHNSGSCKGGDEIFLLCDKVQKDIEVRFFQDSWEGKGTFSQADVHRQVAIVFRTPPYRDTNLSEPVRVKVQLRRPSDREVSEPMDFQYLPADRDEYRCNEKRKRTGDMFQSLKLGSLLSTTLPVGISGSILPPDRRHFSPARRTAPSKPASMMAPAFPPVATGAKPQPSFTHMQPSQMFSSQTKVEASPFSSSPSHYSPSPSHFSSSPSHFSTSPAPSCNSVAATSQTWKIMESLNLGPQHQAVRVQSCSVSHPSVSSQEYPTVNLSDLQEFFPSNTSVVTQEPSAPQGNAASSQSTGFFPLLGSQFPMDGTTAEEGIPQFPSFSEAQASGNLDSLDMDDFVDLLNPPDESVHGQQAGHSAAARNTSDLAGIPGSTWMNYPNSIVNLLQSESMMDNSNNQQRPAMLDESDELISVDEDHLISFFTVEAKPVLFRDTPLN; encoded by the exons ATGATTTTCCATGTGTTGCTCTGGCATTTTGTGCGTTTCAAAATTCCCCTTGTGTCCATCCCAGGTGTGTACGGATGGCCAATCAACACGCTCAACCCAG TCCAAACAGCGAGCCCCCGCATCGAGATCATCGAGCAGCCGAAGCAGCGCGGGATGCGGTTTCGATACAAGTGCGAGGGGCGCTCTGCGGGCAGCATACCTGGGGAGAAAAGCAACGACACCACCAAGACTCACCCGGCAATTAAG GTGCACAACTACAGCGGCCCCCTGCGCGTTCGCATCTCCCTGGTGACAAAGAACACGCCGTACAAGCCTCATCCACACGAGCTGGTCGGAAAGGACTGCAAGCACGGCTACTACGAGGCCGACCTGCAGGAGAGGCGGATACACAG TTTTCAGAATTTGGGCATTCAGTGTGTGAAGAAGAAGGATGTGATTGAGGCCATCACGTGTCGGCTGCAGACTAACAACAACCCCTTCAACA TTCCCGAGGCCAAGGTGTGGGAGGAAGAATTTGACCTGAATTCGGTGCGGCTCTGCTTCCAGGCCTCCATCACGCTGCCGACGGGGGACCACTTCCCGCTGGAGCCAGTGATCTCGCAGCCAATCTTTGATAACA GGGCTCCAAACACAGCAGAGCTGAAGATCTGCAGAGTGAACCACAACTCAGGCAGCTGCAAAGGCGGCGATGAAATCTTTCTACTGTGCGACAAAGtacaaaaag ACATCGAGGTGCGCTTCTTCCAAGACTCCTGGGAGGGCAAaggcactttctcccaagccgaCGTCCACAGGCAGGTGGCCATCGTGTTCCGCACGCCGCCCTACCGCGACACCAACCTCAGCGAGCCCGTCCGCGTCAAGGTGCAGCTGCGCCGGCCCTCGGACCGCGAGGTCAGCGAGCCCATGGACTTCCAGTACCTGCCCGCTGACCGGG ACGAATACCGGTGTAATGAGAAGCGGAAACGCACTGGCGATATGTTCCAGAGTCTGAAGCTGGGATCTCTGCTGTCGACAA ctctGCCTGTTGGGATTTCAGGATCAATCCTGCCACCCGATCGACGTCACTTCAGCCCTGCCAGGAGGACAGCCCCAAGCAAACCCGCGTCCATGATGGCACCAGCTT TTCCACCTGTTGCCACCGGAGCGAAACCGCAGCCCTCCTTCACTCACATGCAACCGAGTCAGATGTTCTCAAGCCAGACCAAGGTGGAGGCCTCGCccttctcctcctccccttcccactactccccctccccctcccacttctcctcctccccctcccactTCTCCAcctcccccgccccctcctGCAATTCAGTCGCAGCCACGAGCCAAACGTGGAAGATCATGGAGAGCTTGAACCTGGGCCCGCAGCATCAAGCCGTCCGGGTTCAGAGTTGCTCCGTGAGCCACCCGTCTGTTTCCAGCCAGGAATACCCCACCGTCAACCTGTCAGACCTTCAGGAATTCTTCCCCAGCAATACCTCGGTTGTCACCCAGGAGCCGTCGGCCCCGCAGGGGAACGCCGCCTCCTCGCAGTCCACCGGCTTCTTCCCCTTGCTGGGCTCTCAGTTCCCCATGGACGGCACTACGGCGGAGGAGGGCATCCCGCAGTTCCCCAGCTTTTCCGAAGCCCAGGCCTCGGGAAACCTGGACAGCCTGGACATGGACGACTTTGTGGACCTCCTGAACCCGCCGGACGAGAGCGTCCACGGCCAGCAAGCCGGCCACTCGGCGGCGGCGCGGAACACTTCGGACCTGGCCGGCATCCCGGGAAGCACCTGGATGAATTATCCCAACAGCATCGTCAACCTGCTCCAGAGCGAGAGCATGATGGACAACAGCAACAACCAGCAGCGGCCCGCCATGCTGGACGAGTCTGACGAGTTGATTTCTGTGGATGAGGATCATCTCATTTCCTTTTTTACCGTGGAAGCCAAGCCGGTTTTGTTTCGGGACACCCCGCTTAATTAA